The Lutibacter profundi genome includes a region encoding these proteins:
- a CDS encoding lysophospholipid acyltransferase family protein produces MNLIVYILVYPLIWLLSILPFRILYFISDCFYLLVYYIIGYRKKVVFTNLTLVLPKKTTKEIIEIQKKFYHHFVDVFIEMIKSFTVSKKEVYKRYKYPNIDFFTELYKDGKSVILLGPHYANWEWIMSVDSFVNYKGYAAFTKINNPYFNNKILKSREKFGTHLIQTSKLIPEIIYNQKNNIQSMYGLLSDQSPQLKKAFYWRNFFGIKVPVHTGGEMLAKKYNMNVVYMNVKKVKRGYYETTFSLITNDAPKHLDYELTDIFIDNVEKQVRKQPEYYFWTHKRFKHRDKAPE; encoded by the coding sequence ATGAATCTAATCGTTTACATACTAGTTTACCCTTTAATTTGGTTGTTATCAATACTCCCTTTTCGCATTTTATATTTTATTTCAGATTGCTTTTATTTACTTGTTTATTACATAATAGGTTACCGTAAAAAAGTAGTTTTTACTAATTTAACATTAGTACTCCCAAAAAAAACCACCAAAGAAATTATTGAAATTCAAAAAAAGTTTTATCACCATTTTGTCGATGTTTTTATAGAAATGATAAAGTCCTTTACCGTCTCTAAAAAGGAAGTTTATAAGCGCTACAAATATCCTAATATTGATTTTTTTACTGAATTATATAAAGATGGAAAAAGTGTTATTTTACTTGGTCCTCATTATGCAAATTGGGAATGGATAATGAGCGTAGACTCTTTTGTTAACTATAAAGGTTATGCTGCTTTCACTAAAATAAATAACCCCTATTTTAATAATAAGATTTTAAAATCAAGAGAAAAGTTTGGAACTCATTTAATTCAAACTTCAAAATTAATTCCTGAAATTATTTACAATCAAAAAAATAATATTCAATCTATGTATGGATTGCTTAGCGATCAATCCCCTCAATTAAAAAAGGCCTTTTATTGGAGAAATTTTTTTGGGATTAAAGTACCTGTTCATACTGGTGGAGAAATGCTTGCAAAAAAATACAATATGAATGTTGTATATATGAATGTAAAAAAAGTAAAACGAGGATATTATGAAACTACATTCAGTTTAATTACTAATGATGCTCCTAAACATTTAGATTATGAATTAACTGATATTTTTATAGACAACGTTGAAAAGCAAGTCCGTAAACAACCTGAATATTACTTTTGGACTCATAAACGCTTTAAACATAGAGATAAAGCACCTGAATAA
- a CDS encoding rhomboid family intramembrane serine protease, producing the protein MNIDKILLFIILANVLASIKGFSDRLFFDKYKFQMGAIQRGEKIRMLTSAFLHVDYMHLILNMYVLYIFAPIIIIKLGIVKFLILYFGSLLAGSLFTLYFHKKELYYSAVGASGAVAGIIYAAILLNPNMRLVMFPLPIPIPGYIFGLGYLLYSIYGMKKQLGNVGHSAHLGGAIGGYALLLLVYPEVFSNSLNTVLLLGVPIVLLLLFGHKLK; encoded by the coding sequence ATGAATATAGATAAAATACTTCTTTTTATAATTTTAGCAAATGTTTTGGCTTCAATAAAAGGATTCAGTGACCGCTTATTTTTTGATAAATATAAATTCCAAATGGGAGCAATACAACGCGGTGAGAAAATTAGAATGTTAACATCTGCATTTTTACATGTAGATTATATGCATTTAATTTTAAATATGTACGTGCTGTATATATTTGCTCCTATAATTATTATAAAATTAGGCATTGTAAAATTTTTGATTCTTTATTTTGGAAGTTTATTAGCAGGAAGTTTATTTACACTATACTTTCATAAAAAAGAGTTGTATTATAGTGCAGTTGGTGCTTCAGGAGCTGTTGCAGGTATAATCTATGCAGCCATATTGTTGAATCCAAATATGCGATTAGTGATGTTTCCTTTACCAATTCCAATTCCTGGGTATATTTTTGGTTTAGGATATTTACTGTATTCAATTTATGGAATGAAAAAGCAATTAGGGAATGTTGGTCATTCTGCGCATTTAGGAGGTGCAATTGGTGGGTACGCTTTATTATTATTGGTGTATCCAGAAGTGTTTTCTAATAGTTTAAATACAGTACTATTATTGGGAGTTCCAATTGTTTTATTACTACTGTTTGGACATAAGCTAAAATAA
- a CDS encoding GNAT family N-acetyltransferase: MNIILETQRLYLREFTDSDGFHFYQLNNNPEVIKHTGNKAFQSLNEATNFIKNYSDYNQNGFGRWAVCLKETNEFLGWCGLKKEKGEIDLGFRFYKKHWNKGFATEAAKACVNYGFLKLKRHKIRGRVYAENRASIQVLKKCNLKFEKQFMYDKKPAVLYTIKNDTN, encoded by the coding sequence ATGAATATTATTTTAGAAACACAACGGTTGTATTTAAGAGAATTTACAGATTCTGATGGCTTTCATTTCTATCAGTTAAACAATAATCCAGAAGTTATAAAACACACTGGAAATAAGGCCTTTCAATCATTGAATGAAGCAACCAATTTTATTAAAAATTATTCAGACTATAACCAAAATGGTTTTGGTAGGTGGGCAGTTTGTTTAAAAGAAACAAACGAATTTTTAGGATGGTGTGGTTTAAAAAAAGAAAAAGGAGAGATTGATTTAGGTTTTAGATTTTATAAAAAACATTGGAATAAAGGTTTTGCTACAGAAGCAGCCAAAGCATGTGTAAATTACGGGTTTTTAAAGTTAAAACGCCATAAAATTAGAGGAAGAGTATACGCTGAAAATAGGGCCTCTATACAGGTGTTAAAAAAATGTAATTTAAAATTTGAAAAACAATTTATGTATGATAAAAAACCAGCAGTTTTATATACCATAAAAAATGATACAAATTAA
- a CDS encoding GNAT family N-acetyltransferase, which produces MIQIKKIEAFETYPIRLEILRKNIPLPYKFEGDLDNETFHLGVFKNEVLIAVSSYMKVKNKRFTGNQYQLRGMATLSEYRGFGAGKFMLQEAFSILKDFEIDYLWCNARIVAVDFYKKQGFQIYGDEFEVPIVGKHYVMFKKISND; this is translated from the coding sequence ATGATACAAATTAAAAAAATAGAAGCTTTTGAAACATATCCTATTCGTTTAGAAATATTGCGTAAAAATATTCCTTTACCATATAAGTTTGAAGGAGATTTAGATAATGAAACGTTTCATTTAGGAGTTTTTAAAAATGAGGTATTAATTGCTGTTTCTAGTTATATGAAAGTAAAAAATAAAAGATTTACAGGAAATCAGTATCAATTACGTGGAATGGCAACCTTAAGTGAATACAGAGGGTTTGGTGCGGGAAAATTTATGTTGCAAGAGGCATTTTCTATATTAAAAGATTTTGAGATTGATTATTTATGGTGTAATGCACGTATTGTTGCTGTAGATTTTTATAAAAAACAGGGATTTCAAATATATGGAGATGAATTTGAAGTTCCAATTGTTGGAAAACACTATGTAATGTTTAAAAAAATATCAAATGATTAA
- a CDS encoding M15 family metallopeptidase has translation MIKFSLSYFLIFLLLLSRINTFSQTNYSERALTGRGDLELVGIQDKLQKEVFEAFKRMQQDALKDSISIKIASAYRSFDRQMEIWNRKYDTYISEGLTPQEAIEKIIAYSTIPGTSRHHWGTDIDLFEEVVKLPESLLTEENYIRNGVFSNLKIWMDKNSEEYGFYLVYDNNIVRKGFKYEPWHYSYKKLSHPMLKEFLKVDLIKLLQSINLKGNKFITPVFLQKYTNENILDINPKLK, from the coding sequence ATGATTAAATTTTCCTTATCTTATTTTTTAATTTTTTTACTGTTATTGAGTAGAATTAATACTTTTTCACAGACTAATTATTCTGAACGAGCTTTAACAGGAAGAGGTGATTTGGAACTGGTAGGAATACAAGATAAATTGCAAAAAGAAGTATTTGAAGCCTTTAAAAGGATGCAACAAGATGCGTTAAAAGACAGTATTTCAATTAAAATAGCTTCAGCCTATAGAAGTTTTGATAGGCAAATGGAAATATGGAACAGAAAATATGACACCTATATTTCAGAAGGATTAACACCTCAAGAAGCTATTGAGAAAATAATAGCATATTCTACCATACCAGGCACGTCAAGGCATCACTGGGGAACAGATATAGATTTATTTGAAGAAGTTGTAAAACTTCCTGAAAGTTTACTTACAGAAGAAAATTACATACGTAATGGGGTTTTCTCAAATTTAAAAATTTGGATGGATAAAAATTCAGAAGAATATGGGTTTTATTTGGTGTACGATAACAATATTGTTAGAAAAGGATTTAAATATGAACCATGGCATTATAGTTACAAAAAATTGTCACATCCCATGCTAAAAGAGTTTTTAAAGGTAGATTTGATAAAACTACTTCAATCTATTAATTTAAAAGGAAACAAGTTTATTACGCCAGTGTTTCTTCAAAAATACACCAATGAAAATATACTAGACATTAACCCTAAATTAAAATAA
- a CDS encoding tetratricopeptide repeat-containing sensor histidine kinase, producing MRKRFFILFCIGFSFFVSGQEISDLKEKLQLELSDTTRVSLNLKIANLHSNNSSDSASFYYNKALDIAVKIDSKPQVSEIYYTIGRYNQNRSNYNVAIENYLAAAQIFKNIENIKKEARMYNNIASCYLRLYAEDKSIENYLKSLSLNRSIEYKEGIAKNYLGIGDLFYNQENYQHAKRYFQDALEIYKKLEDKNGISTSYTNLGNATADAGDNIAGLTLYKKSIEIKKEIGDQLGVAINYNNIGDCYIQLKQYPEALNYFFKALKISKNLKRNDLASVLLMNISNVQIKTKNYHEGIVNANKSLIIAKKMGNLGYQAENFELLSNAYESLGNMRRAFSYNKKYITIKDSLLKIDKTNKVKLFQALNELDETQDTINELSIKNEIAELRYETGRKFVYFLTGSMVLFGLFVIILIQQQTSKKKAYNLLEYKNYQINKMNNEIQTQRDNLKLINKTKDKFFSIIAHDLKNPFNSIKGFTELLIENSKDYDEEKKLKFLKIIKGSTLKAASLLNNLLIWANSQSGNLKFNPQKVELNQIVSNVISLLEIQAINKDIKIINNIDKHLFVLADKNMLATILRNLISNAIKFTHQNGKIEILATKKGSFVEITVKDNGVGISKSEIKNLFSIEVKNSNVGTANEQGSGLGLILCKDFVEKHGGKIWVESEVNKGTEFKFTIPFITN from the coding sequence ATGAGAAAAAGGTTTTTTATTTTATTTTGCATTGGATTTTCTTTTTTTGTCAGCGGACAAGAAATTTCAGATTTAAAAGAAAAACTTCAACTTGAATTGTCGGATACTACTAGAGTATCTCTAAATTTAAAAATTGCAAACTTACATTCAAATAATAGTAGTGACTCCGCTTCATTTTACTACAATAAAGCTTTAGATATCGCTGTTAAAATAGATTCAAAACCACAGGTTTCAGAAATTTATTATACAATAGGTAGATATAATCAAAATAGAAGTAACTATAATGTTGCCATTGAAAATTATTTAGCCGCTGCTCAAATTTTTAAAAATATAGAAAACATTAAAAAAGAAGCAAGAATGTATAATAATATTGCTTCGTGTTATTTACGCCTTTATGCTGAAGATAAATCAATTGAAAATTATTTAAAATCTCTTAGTTTAAATAGAAGTATTGAATATAAGGAAGGTATAGCAAAGAATTATTTGGGAATAGGAGATTTATTTTATAATCAAGAAAATTATCAACATGCAAAACGGTATTTTCAAGACGCATTAGAAATTTATAAAAAACTAGAAGATAAAAATGGTATATCAACAAGTTATACCAATTTAGGAAATGCAACTGCTGATGCTGGAGATAATATTGCTGGACTTACGCTTTATAAGAAATCTATTGAAATTAAAAAAGAAATTGGCGATCAACTAGGTGTTGCTATAAATTATAATAATATTGGTGATTGTTATATTCAATTAAAACAATACCCTGAAGCATTGAATTATTTTTTTAAAGCTCTGAAAATTTCAAAAAATTTAAAAAGAAATGATTTGGCTTCTGTTTTATTAATGAATATTTCTAATGTTCAAATTAAAACTAAAAATTATCATGAAGGAATTGTTAACGCTAATAAAAGCTTAATAATAGCAAAGAAAATGGGTAATTTAGGCTACCAAGCAGAAAACTTTGAACTACTTTCAAATGCTTATGAAAGTTTAGGAAATATGCGTAGAGCCTTTAGTTATAATAAAAAATATATTACAATTAAAGATAGTTTATTGAAAATAGATAAAACGAATAAGGTAAAATTATTTCAAGCACTTAATGAGTTAGATGAAACACAAGATACTATAAATGAGTTATCAATTAAAAATGAAATAGCAGAATTAAGATATGAAACAGGAAGAAAGTTTGTTTATTTTTTAACAGGATCTATGGTATTATTTGGTCTTTTTGTTATAATACTAATTCAACAACAAACATCAAAGAAAAAGGCTTATAATTTATTAGAGTACAAAAATTATCAAATAAATAAGATGAATAATGAGATTCAAACTCAACGTGATAATTTAAAATTGATAAATAAAACTAAGGATAAATTTTTCTCAATTATAGCGCATGATTTAAAAAATCCATTCAACTCTATAAAAGGATTTACGGAGCTTTTAATAGAAAACTCGAAAGATTATGATGAAGAGAAAAAATTAAAATTTTTAAAAATAATTAAGGGTTCAACGTTAAAAGCTGCAAGTTTGCTTAACAATCTATTAATTTGGGCTAATTCTCAATCGGGGAATTTAAAGTTCAATCCACAGAAAGTTGAACTAAATCAAATAGTTTCTAATGTAATTTCATTATTAGAAATTCAAGCTATTAATAAAGATATTAAAATTATTAATAACATTGATAAACACCTTTTTGTATTGGCAGACAAGAATATGTTAGCAACAATACTTCGTAATTTAATTTCAAATGCAATAAAATTTACCCATCAAAACGGTAAAATTGAAATTTTAGCAACAAAAAAAGGAAGTTTTGTTGAAATTACAGTAAAAGATAATGGAGTTGGAATTTCAAAATCAGAAATAAAAAATCTATTTAGTATTGAAGTTAAAAATTCGAATGTTGGTACAGCAAATGAACAAGGCTCAGGATTAGGATTGATTTTATGTAAAGATTTTGTTGAAAAGCACGGTGGGAAAATTTGGGTAGAAAGTGAAGTGAATAAAGGAACTGAATTTAAGTTTACAATTCCGTTTATTACCAATTAA
- a CDS encoding START-like domain-containing protein, with translation MSKKIKFEIEFPIHASPHMLYQYFGTPSGLSEWFADNVNSRGEIFTFIWDGSEEQAKVLQERPDEKIKFRWLEGEDDKSYFEFRIQVDEITKDVSLIITDFAEEDEVEESKMFWENQIDELKHTIGA, from the coding sequence ATGTCGAAAAAAATAAAATTTGAAATTGAATTTCCCATACATGCTTCACCTCACATGTTATATCAATACTTTGGAACACCTTCAGGTCTGTCAGAATGGTTTGCAGATAACGTAAATTCACGAGGTGAAATATTTACTTTTATTTGGGATGGTTCTGAAGAACAGGCTAAAGTTCTTCAAGAGCGCCCTGATGAAAAAATAAAATTCAGGTGGTTAGAAGGAGAAGATGATAAATCATATTTTGAATTTAGAATTCAGGTAGATGAAATAACAAAAGATGTTTCTTTAATTATCACTGATTTTGCAGAAGAAGATGAGGTAGAAGAATCTAAAATGTTTTGGGAAAATCAAATAGATGAATTAAAACACACTATTGGAGCATAA
- a CDS encoding aminotransferase class IV, which yields MINLNGIINKKSKLLFDYNNRAFKYGDALFETLKVKNLQVYFLEDHYFRLMASMRMLRMKIPMRFTLEYFENEIINLVKQNNLDSARVRFTIFRKSGGFYEPKTNEINYLIEATQLISVQQLNYKVDLFKDYFVYSGLLSTIKTTNKITNVLASIFASENELDNCILLNEKKHIVEVINGNIFLVKGNVIKTPPISEGCIKGVCRKKIIEIIATTHKYKLEETAISPFELLKADEVFITNAIIGIQPVTVYKKCNFTTQVSKELAIEFAKLI from the coding sequence ATGATAAATTTAAATGGTATAATTAACAAGAAGTCTAAGTTACTCTTTGATTATAACAATAGAGCATTTAAATATGGAGATGCCTTATTTGAGACGTTAAAAGTTAAAAACTTACAAGTTTATTTTTTAGAAGATCATTATTTTAGGTTAATGGCTTCAATGAGAATGCTTAGGATGAAGATACCTATGCGTTTTACATTAGAATATTTTGAAAATGAAATTATCAACCTTGTTAAGCAAAATAATTTAGATAGTGCAAGAGTACGATTTACTATTTTTAGAAAATCGGGTGGTTTTTATGAGCCAAAAACCAACGAAATTAATTATTTAATTGAAGCTACTCAACTTATTTCGGTGCAACAACTAAATTATAAGGTTGATTTGTTTAAAGATTATTTTGTGTACTCAGGATTGTTATCAACTATAAAAACTACGAATAAAATAACCAATGTATTGGCAAGTATCTTTGCTTCTGAAAACGAATTAGATAATTGCATTTTACTCAATGAAAAAAAGCACATTGTTGAAGTAATAAATGGGAATATTTTTTTAGTTAAAGGAAATGTAATTAAAACACCCCCAATTTCAGAGGGCTGTATTAAAGGTGTTTGCAGAAAAAAAATTATTGAAATTATAGCAACAACGCATAAATATAAATTGGAAGAAACAGCAATTTCTCCTTTTGAACTTTTAAAAGCTGATGAAGTTTTTATTACAAATGCAATTATTGGAATACAGCCTGTAACAGTTTACAAAAAATGTAATTTTACAACGCAAGTTTCAAAAGAATTGGCAATTGAGTTCGCTAAATTAATTTAG
- a CDS encoding YqgE/AlgH family protein, giving the protein MIELNPSKGRLLVSEPSILNDRAFNRSVVYLTEHNEDGYVGFILNKVTEFVLSDLIPTIKCDFTIYSGGPVEQENLYFIHKLPHLIPNSIKIDKDIYWGGDFDILSKLLNDKTIKSTDIRFFLGYSGWSVSQLNDELKESTWIVVDNKYPNLFTVKSNDLWKNQLLKFGGEYQIWANAPKNPELN; this is encoded by the coding sequence ATGATAGAATTGAATCCCTCAAAAGGAAGATTACTAGTGTCAGAACCATCAATATTAAACGATAGAGCGTTTAATAGGTCGGTTGTTTATTTAACTGAACACAATGAAGATGGATACGTTGGGTTTATTTTAAATAAAGTTACTGAATTTGTTTTAAGTGATTTAATTCCAACAATTAAGTGTGATTTTACTATTTATAGTGGTGGTCCTGTTGAACAGGAAAATTTATATTTTATTCATAAACTACCACATCTAATTCCAAACAGTATAAAAATAGACAAAGATATTTACTGGGGTGGTGACTTTGACATACTCTCTAAATTATTAAATGATAAAACTATAAAATCTACTGATATACGGTTTTTCTTAGGTTACTCAGGCTGGTCCGTTTCTCAATTAAACGATGAACTTAAGGAATCTACATGGATTGTTGTTGATAATAAATACCCCAATTTATTTACTGTGAAAAGTAATGATTTGTGGAAAAATCAATTATTAAAGTTTGGAGGCGAATACCAAATTTGGGCGAATGCGCCTAAAAATCCTGAACTAAATTAA
- a CDS encoding HU family DNA-binding protein: protein MNKSDLIDAMAADAGITKAAAKAALESLTENVTETLKKGGKVALVGWGTWSISKRAARTGRNPQTGKSIEIAAKNVVKFKAGAGFSNAVN, encoded by the coding sequence ATGAACAAATCAGATTTAATTGATGCAATGGCAGCTGATGCTGGTATCACAAAAGCAGCAGCAAAAGCAGCTCTAGAATCATTAACAGAAAATGTAACTGAAACTCTTAAAAAAGGTGGTAAAGTTGCATTAGTAGGATGGGGAACTTGGTCTATCTCTAAAAGAGCAGCTAGAACTGGAAGAAACCCTCAAACTGGAAAAAGTATTGAAATTGCAGCAAAAAATGTTGTTAAATTTAAAGCTGGTGCTGGATTCAGCAACGCTGTAAATTAA
- the fmt gene encoding methionyl-tRNA formyltransferase yields the protein MRDLRIVFMGTPDFAVAILEALIIAKFNIVGVITAADKPAGRGRKIQESAVKKYALKQNLTILQPTNLKSEEFIDKLQRLNANLQIVVAFRMLPKVVWQLPKYGTFNLHASLLPNYRGAAPIHWAIINGETKTGVTTFFIDENIDTGNIILQKEVAIDNDETVGQLHNKLMHIGSKLVVETVSQIQQNKVNTQKQLKIESKLAPKIYTETCKINWAEPLTTIYNLIRGLNPYPTAWTMLINNNEKIKVKIYDIEKEVATHDYKFGTILSTKSEIKVAVEKGFIIIKSLQLSGKRKMDTKSLLNGFTFHKNAILQ from the coding sequence ATGAGAGATTTGAGAATTGTATTTATGGGAACACCCGATTTTGCTGTTGCAATTTTGGAAGCGTTAATTATTGCAAAGTTTAATATTGTTGGAGTTATAACCGCTGCAGATAAACCTGCTGGTAGAGGGAGAAAAATACAAGAATCTGCTGTAAAAAAGTATGCTTTAAAGCAAAACCTCACAATTTTACAACCTACAAACCTTAAAAGTGAAGAGTTTATAGATAAACTACAACGTTTAAATGCTAATTTACAAATAGTAGTAGCATTTAGAATGTTACCAAAAGTAGTTTGGCAATTACCTAAATATGGAACATTTAACTTGCATGCATCATTACTGCCTAATTACAGAGGTGCAGCCCCAATTCACTGGGCTATAATTAATGGAGAAACAAAAACAGGTGTCACCACATTTTTTATCGATGAAAATATTGATACTGGAAATATTATTTTACAGAAAGAAGTTGCCATTGATAATGATGAAACAGTTGGGCAACTACACAATAAATTAATGCACATTGGAAGTAAATTGGTAGTTGAAACAGTTTCTCAAATTCAACAAAATAAAGTGAATACACAAAAACAATTAAAAATTGAAAGCAAATTAGCACCAAAAATATATACGGAAACTTGTAAAATTAATTGGGCTGAACCATTAACTACAATTTACAACTTGATAAGAGGTTTAAACCCATACCCAACAGCTTGGACAATGCTTATAAATAACAACGAAAAAATTAAAGTAAAAATTTATGATATAGAAAAAGAAGTTGCCACACATGATTACAAATTTGGAACAATACTAAGTACAAAGAGTGAAATTAAGGTTGCCGTAGAAAAAGGATTTATTATTATTAAAAGTTTACAACTATCTGGCAAACGGAAAATGGATACTAAAAGCCTACTAAACGGTTTTACATTTCATAAAAATGCAATATTACAATAA
- a CDS encoding RecQ family ATP-dependent DNA helicase → MSTPLKILKNYWGYSQFKYPQKKIIESTLARRNSIVLLPTGGGKSLCYQIPTMLLDGVCIVISPLIALIQDQVNSLKKKNIKAIALTSQLNQDQIITAFDNLRFGDFKFLYLSPEKLQSALIQEKIKQLKVAIIAIDEAHCISEWGHDFRPSYLQLKILKELQPNAIFMALTATATQKVLDDIQQNLEIDNALLFKKSFQRNNLHYNVITTEDIYGKTLQIVRKINASLIIYTNSRKQTKEVCDFLLKNNFKSSFYHGGLSSTQKNIAYTKWMKNETPIMVATNAFGMGIDKPNVRAVIHINIPNSLENFIQEAGRAGRDDKTAYSILLTNKSNLFDTSTRFIANLASTKIVKNIYHHLNQYYAIAIGETPSKLFDFSLQEFCHTYTLKLLQTYNAIKVLERENILLLDENYNKKSTLKFLVSNSKVFDYINLKPSKSKLIKLILRSYGGIFDHYTIINEYTLSKKLNCTKNNIVKQLNELHTNGIVNYNYKNTTSKLSFLVPRDDKHTINAISKNIEQQNNLKLEKLKAVISYIEDSKTCRNIQLLSYFNETLIKPCGTCDNCLAKEETGNLSPIILEHIITALKKQPYSSQELATFLNHPESNILDSLKILLEKNKITITSQNKFKLNV, encoded by the coding sequence ATGAGTACACCTCTTAAAATACTAAAAAATTATTGGGGTTATTCTCAGTTTAAGTATCCTCAAAAGAAAATTATTGAATCAACATTAGCTAGAAGAAATAGCATCGTATTATTACCAACAGGTGGTGGAAAATCTCTTTGTTATCAAATTCCTACAATGCTTTTAGATGGTGTTTGCATTGTAATTTCTCCTTTAATCGCATTAATTCAAGATCAAGTTAACAGCTTAAAAAAGAAAAATATTAAAGCCATTGCATTGACTTCTCAATTAAACCAAGATCAAATTATTACTGCTTTTGATAATTTACGCTTTGGAGATTTTAAATTTTTATATTTATCACCCGAAAAATTACAATCAGCATTAATTCAGGAAAAAATAAAGCAGTTAAAAGTTGCTATTATTGCTATAGATGAAGCGCATTGTATTTCGGAGTGGGGACACGATTTTAGACCTTCATACCTACAATTAAAAATTTTAAAGGAGTTACAACCCAATGCCATTTTTATGGCCTTAACTGCTACTGCTACACAAAAGGTATTAGATGATATTCAGCAAAACTTAGAAATTGACAATGCATTATTATTCAAAAAATCTTTTCAGCGAAATAATTTACATTATAATGTAATAACCACCGAAGATATTTATGGTAAAACACTTCAAATAGTACGCAAAATAAATGCATCTCTAATCATTTATACAAATAGCAGAAAACAAACAAAAGAAGTTTGTGATTTTTTATTGAAAAACAATTTTAAAAGTAGCTTTTACCATGGAGGCTTATCATCTACACAAAAGAATATTGCTTATACAAAATGGATGAAAAATGAAACTCCAATAATGGTTGCCACTAATGCATTTGGAATGGGTATTGACAAACCCAATGTAAGAGCCGTAATTCATATTAACATTCCTAATAGTCTAGAAAACTTTATTCAGGAAGCCGGGAGAGCAGGAAGAGATGATAAAACAGCCTATTCAATACTTCTAACAAACAAATCTAATTTATTTGATACTTCAACAAGATTTATAGCAAATTTAGCTTCAACAAAAATTGTAAAAAACATATACCACCATCTAAATCAATATTATGCAATTGCAATAGGAGAAACACCTTCTAAACTTTTTGATTTTTCGTTACAAGAATTTTGTCATACCTATACATTAAAATTATTGCAAACCTACAATGCTATTAAGGTTTTAGAAAGAGAAAACATTTTACTTTTAGATGAAAATTACAACAAAAAGTCTACTCTTAAATTCTTGGTAAGTAATTCAAAAGTTTTTGATTACATAAACCTAAAACCATCTAAAAGTAAATTGATTAAATTAATTTTAAGAAGTTACGGTGGTATTTTTGACCATTACACCATAATTAACGAATATACGCTTTCAAAGAAATTAAATTGTACAAAAAATAACATTGTTAAACAATTAAATGAATTGCACACAAATGGTATTGTAAATTATAACTATAAAAATACAACTTCTAAATTATCATTTTTAGTTCCAAGAGATGATAAACATACCATAAATGCTATTTCAAAAAATATTGAGCAACAAAATAATTTAAAACTTGAGAAACTTAAAGCTGTAATTTCTTATATAGAAGACTCTAAAACTTGTAGAAATATCCAATTACTTTCCTATTTTAATGAAACTCTAATAAAACCTTGCGGAACTTGTGATAACTGTTTAGCAAAAGAAGAAACTGGCAACCTCTCTCCAATTATACTTGAACATATTATAACCGCTTTAAAAAAACAACCATACTCTTCTCAAGAACTAGCAACTTTTTTAAACCATCCAGAAAGTAATATTTTAGATTCATTAAAAATACTATTAGAAAAAAATAAAATAACAATAACTTCGCAAAATAAATTTAAATTAAACGTTTAA